The following are encoded together in the Lactuca sativa cultivar Salinas chromosome 1, Lsat_Salinas_v11, whole genome shotgun sequence genome:
- the LOC111895083 gene encoding cytosolic sulfotransferase 13, protein MSIPDVSSLSLVSQSSSEHDEQEKDNLAILLDRYKDKLSKFPKEKGWMGQDFYMYQGFWYTSENAFSIETMMAVQESFQGHSTDIYVITQPKCGTTWIKALVFAIVNRTKYKNIKPSDHPLNISNPHKCVPFLETEIIAKSFPANPPRLLASHIPYNALPKSIIDSSCRIVYLCRNPKDVFVSWFHFANKLKDKSRTPMTTGEMLDVYAKGFMPYGPYWDHVIEYYKASSEDPTKVLFLTYEDMKIDTASKVKRLAEFLGYPFTKEEVANGVVEEIVTLCSFENLKEVNKNGDLFTGIPNASFFREGKVGGWSNYLTKEMSQILDDITREKFQGLDISF, encoded by the coding sequence ATGTCAATCCCTGATGTTTCTTCTCTGTCACTTGTATCCCAATCTAGTTCAGAACACGACGAACAAGAAAAAGATAATCTCGCCATCCTTTTGGATAGATACAAGGATAAGTTGAGCAAATTTCCAAAAGAAAAAGGCTGGATGGGTCAAGACTTTTACATGTATCAAGGATTTTGGTACACCTCGGAAAATGCATTCTCAATTGAAACAATGATGGCTGTGCAAGAAAGTTTTCAAGGTCATTCAACTGATATCTACGTCATTACGCAACCAAAATGTGGTACAACATGGATTAAGGCCCTCGTGTTTGCTATTGTGAACCGaacaaagtacaaaaacatcAAACCATCAGATCACCCTCTAAACATCTCTAACCCCCACAAATGTGTGCCTTTCCTTGAGACTGAAATCATTGCTAAAAGTTTTCCTGCAAATCCACCACGTCTCTTGGCTAGCCATATACCTTACAACGCGTTACCTAAGTCCATTATTGATTCTAGCTGTCGAATAGTTTACCTATGTAGGAACCCTAAGGATGTTTTCGTTTCTTGGTTTCACTTTGCAAACAAGTTGAAAGATAAATCTCGTACCCCAATGACCACCGGTGAGATGCTTGATGTGTATGCTAAAGGTTTTATGCCATATGGGCCTTACTGGGATCATGTGATAGAGTACTATAAGGCTAGTTCTGAAGATCCGACAAAGGTTCTATTTTTAACATACGAGGACATGAAAATAGATACTGCAAGTAAAGTGAAGCGTTTGGCAGAGTTCTTGGGCTACCCTTTCACGAAGGAGGAAGTGGCCAATGGTGTAGTGGAAGAGATTGTGACGCTATGTAGTTTTGAAAATTTAAAGGAAGTCAATAAGAATGGGGATCTCTTTACGGGTATCCCTAATGCCAGTTTCTTTAGGGAAGGAAAGGTTGGAGGATGGAGCAATTATCTTACAAAGGAAATGAGCCAGATTTTGGATGACATTACGAGGGAAAAGTTTCAAGGTTTGGATATCTCATTCTGA